The Pyxidicoccus sp. MSG2 DNA segment CCTTGTTCGCAGAGGACGGCGTGTAGTCGAACGAGCCACTGCACGAAGACATCGCGTTGCACTGCAGCGTGGCAATGGCGCCGTACCCGTCATCGTCGTGCAGGGTGATCCGGTTGATCTTCAGCGTGCCGGTGTCGTTGAAGTTCCTGGCGAACACCGTCAGCGTCCAGGCATTGCGGTTGGGCAGGACGCTGCCCATCCACCAGCTCGAGTCGAACGCCGAGGACTGCGTCGCCTGCAGCGCGACGTAGACGTTCTTGTCCTCCAGCCCCGGACCGTTCTGCACGGCAAAGGCCCGCTTCTGTGACAGGGCCTGCTTGAGGTGCGTGAAGTTGCGCCCCAGGGTCCACATTCCGGTCCGCGTCCCGGTCAACGTGGAGGGACAGTTGTGCGCGGTGATGGTGCACGGCGACGTCGAGCAGTGGCAGTGCGCATCCGAGTTCGCCGCCGGCGCCACCCGCCACCCGTGCCGGACATACTGGAGGTAGCGGTTGATCTTCGGCTGCCAGGAGTTCGCGTAGTACGCAGTGTTCGTCCACTTCTCCAGGTTTCCACCGCTCAGCTCGTAGGTGGCCATCCGGGCGACGGCGGTCGACGACACCGTCATGTCCACCAGCGGGAAGTCGATGCTGAAGGGGTGGTTGATCTGCCCGAGCCAGTCATTGGCCGTGTCATCCAGGTAGTCGTAATACACGCGGTTGTTCGGCTTCGCGTCGCCCCACTTCCGCGTCACCCCGTTCGTCCAGCTGTACGTCTGCATGTTGAGCCCGACGGCCGGGAACAGGACGTTGAAGTGCCCCATCGAGAAGTTGCCCGCGTCCGTCGTCAGGTTGGTGAGGTCGATACCCGTCGTCGGCTCGGTGCTGGAATGGCTGCCCGTGTTGCTGGCACCAGAATCCCGGCTGTCGAAGCGCTGGTCCGCGTTGGTGGAGATGGGCCCCGCCTGCTCCACGCCGTCCACGAAGAACACCAGCCGGGCCGCGTTGGCGGCACCGCTGTCCCGCGTGTAGAAGCCCAGCGCATCCGTGGTGATGGTGCCCACCGTGATGGCCAGCACCACGTTGCTCAGGGTGTCCGGCTCCGGTGAGCAGTCTCCGCTCATCTTCGTGTAGAGCGTCCCGTTGGTCAGCAGCAGCTCCGAGACGTCGATGTCGTACCAGGTGTCGATGGGAGCATTGCCGGGGAAGAGGTCCTTCTTCTCATCCCAGGACCGGCTCCAGCGGTCGTCCCAGGCCGGGGTGGCCATGTTGTACCAGGCAGGGCTCAAGGTATTGGCGCCAGCGCAGCGAATCTGCCGGCGGACCTTGAACTGCCCGCTGGCCGAAGGGTTCTGGACCTTGATCCTCAGCTTGACAGCGGACCAGGTGCCCGCCGCCTTGCTGGAGATGTCGAACTTCATGTGGCTCTCGATCGCGCCATTGGCGGTGCCGTTCTCCATTCCCATCGAGGGAATGAACCGCTCCGTCACGCGCGTGGCATCGACGGACTCCTCCTGGCGG contains these protein-coding regions:
- a CDS encoding DUF7594 domain-containing protein, which produces MDEELDANRQPLVYARTTEFVATHDARIKERLPTTNYGTYSPMCAQIETGGTDEWVVFKFNTTGLVAPFSRVTLRLYLGVDGGTPHNFRVYNSTNTTWDETVTWNTRPTPGTAFVTVPAGSAPNSYFDIDVTPLINPAVPTQTLIIRPVASTDTNAICLVDRASATILQGESTQPRLVVDYFGAVPSADAVVDEANPTTNAGAATTLGLADVAPARRAYFQIPISRPLLNDLRGIQLHGASIPADVGSPRGRVMLRLYPTTTVSGTSALVYAPPSGTHWTWSETGLTWDNQPAGTGAPNATAIASISNTVAGRWVEVDVTQAVTHAIAWADTLTTTKQDLSLDLLLAGGTGTFASKEDPGLKPMLVFISDQLPTVKTDGICGRGEDCASSPTDCGVCATGTNRGAYLPVWGDLHRHGLGDGGDGWDGTQLKTHTTNVLNYLKNTEKLDFVALSEHVNNAGWKDVAGFDRQEESVDATRVTERFIPSMGMENGTANGAIESHMKFDISSKAAGTWSAVKLRIKVQNPSASGQFKVRRQIRCAGANTLSPAWYNMATPAWDDRWSRSWDEKKDLFPGNAPIDTWYDIDVSELLLTNGTLYTKMSGDCSPEPDTLSNVVLAITVGTITTDALGFYTRDSGAANAARLVFFVDGVEQAGPISTNADQRFDSRDSGASNTGSHSSTEPTTGIDLTNLTTDAGNFSMGHFNVLFPAVGLNMQTYSWTNGVTRKWGDAKPNNRVYYDYLDDTANDWLGQINHPFSIDFPLVDMTVSSTAVARMATYELSGGNLEKWTNTAYYANSWQPKINRYLQYVRHGWRVAPAANSDAHCHCSTSPCTITAHNCPSTLTGTRTGMWTLGRNFTHLKQALSQKRAFAVQNGPGLEDKNVYVALQATQSSAFDSSWWMGSVLPNRNAWTLTVFARNFNDTGTLKINRITLHDDDGYGAIATLQCNAMSSCSGSFDYTPSSANKAVIAVAELSSGHYVVSAPMFF